In a single window of the bacterium genome:
- a CDS encoding YdcF family protein codes for MTSLFLAKLLPIFVYPLGAAILIGALALALSFTIWRRIGQVLLGLALLSLWIAATPLCASWLNWRLQSELVPVGKDPLPQSDTIVLLGGIGPADRIVEALRIYRAGKAPRIVISGGNQPWRVCTVPEAESISNVLVGLGIPFSALILETESRNTRENAVNTAAIVKAHGWRTGLLVTSGTHMPRALAAFQKVGISLVPAATDLYGPPKFVSLLDLLPDAQALALTTSAIKEMIGLGVYRFRGWA; via the coding sequence ATGACCAGCCTCTTTCTAGCGAAGCTCCTACCCATCTTCGTTTATCCGTTGGGTGCAGCAATACTCATCGGCGCTCTTGCGCTTGCACTATCCTTCACAATTTGGCGGCGCATCGGGCAGGTGCTGCTTGGCCTTGCACTCCTGTCCCTGTGGATTGCAGCCACGCCCCTCTGCGCAAGCTGGCTCAATTGGCGGTTGCAGTCGGAGCTTGTGCCGGTTGGCAAAGATCCGCTGCCGCAAAGCGATACCATCGTCTTGCTTGGTGGCATCGGTCCGGCAGACCGGATTGTGGAAGCTCTTCGGATCTACCGGGCCGGCAAGGCGCCACGCATCGTGATCTCTGGGGGAAATCAGCCCTGGCGGGTGTGTACTGTTCCTGAGGCGGAATCGATCTCCAATGTTTTGGTTGGGCTCGGTATACCGTTTTCAGCTTTGATCCTGGAAACCGAAAGCCGAAATACGCGTGAGAATGCCGTCAACACCGCCGCCATCGTCAAGGCGCATGGATGGCGCACGGGGCTTCTCGTCACCTCGGGCACCCATATGCCACGCGCCCTCGCAGCATTCCAAAAAGTGGGCATCAGTTTGGTGCCGGCGGCGACGGATCTCTATGGGCCTCCCAAATTTGTCAGCCTCCTCGACCTTCTGCCGGACGCCCAGGCTCTCGCCCTCACCACCTCGGCAATCAAAGAGATGATCGGATTAGGCGTCTATCGCTTTCGTGGCTGGGCGTGA